One Cuculus canorus isolate bCucCan1 chromosome 1, bCucCan1.pri, whole genome shotgun sequence DNA segment encodes these proteins:
- the CCDC77 gene encoding coiled-coil domain-containing protein 77, whose translation MNATASRAGPSPRPTRLATPHVSSRYASSLSPSQEDFTPLPSINEHLAFLHPSRELLEYYRKKIADFDEEHEDLVKRLERYKETYDEQHKLQWEVRQREEEIAELQKALSDMQVYLFQEREHVLRLYSENDRLKIRELEDRKKIQHLLALVGADKGEITYFHKEPPHKVTVLQRPIKSSEPHKRSDTSRTGVKRSTSKPAAEGDKLGSPQRYHKDSQTLLLQVEALQAQLEEQTQLAKEQVETLLEDRRIQMEEAQVQHQRDQDKIKTITDKLHKTQNLLYESTRDFLQLKFDARANEKAWMAEKDSLLRKLDIDPHQPISRESGRAKKQRDTKEMLRADDGAWKLHSREIKTLQEKLMQEQRLSNMYREQCVTLEGELARVREEGDAGRELFKERSEKMGKRLKLVTQRYEALEKRRNMEVEGFKNDIKHLRQKLKDVEKQLFKVTLNIGPDQDLAILHEVRQGNRLTRKIQEDLKNLKAKIYGLENELRIC comes from the exons ATGAATGCGACGGCTTCGCGGGCCGGGCCCTCCCCGCGCCCCACGAG GCTGGCAACTCCCCATGTCTCATCAAGATATGCTAGTTCTCTGTCTCCGAGTCAGGAGGACTTTACTCCTCTCCCTTCAATCAATGAGCACTTGGCCTTTCTTCATCCCTCCCGGGAGCTGCTGGAATACTACCGCAAGAAGATTGCTGACTTTGATGAGGAACATGAGGATTTGGTAAAAAGGCTGGAGAGATACAAAGAAACGTATGATGAGCAG CACAAATTGCAGTGGGAAGTACGTCAGCGAGAAGAGGAGATTGCGGAGTTGCAAAAAGCTTTGAGTGATATGCAAGTCTACCTCTTCCAGGAGAGGGAGCATGTCCTTCGTCTTTACTCGGAGAATGACCGACTGAAAATCAG GGAACTTgaggatagaaaaaaaattcaacatcTCCTGGCTTTAGTGGGAGCAGACAAAGGAGAAATTACGTATTTTCACAAGGAGCCTCCACATAAG GTTACTGTTCTGCAAAGACCAATTAAATCCAGCGAGCCACACAAACGAAGTGATACTTCTAGAACAG GCGTCAAGAGGAGCActtcaaaaccagcagcagaaggagaCAAACTAGGAAGTCCTCAGAGATATCACAAAGATAGTCAAACACTTCTGCTTCAG GTGGAGGCCCTGCAAGCTCAGCTAGAAGAACAGACACAATTAGCCAAGGAACAGGTTGAGACACTACTAGAGGACAGACGGATTCAAATGGAGGAAGCCCAGGTCCAGCATCAGAGGGACCAGGACAAGATCAAAACTATAACAGATAA ACTCCATAAGACCCAAAATCTCTTATATGAGAGTACCCGTGACTTTCTCCAGCTGAAGTTTGATGCACGAGCCAATGAAAAAGCATGGATGGCAGAGAAGGACAGTCTGTTGAGGAAACTTGACATAGATCCACATCAGCCTATCAGCAGGGAGTCAGGAAGAGCGAAGAAGCAGAGAGATACCAAGGAGATGCTTCGAGCAGATGATGGAGCATGGAAACTCCATAGCAGAGAAATAAAG ACACTGCAAGAAAAGCTAATGCAGGAACAGCGCTTATCGAACATGTATAGAGAGCAGTGTGTCACCCTGGAAGGTGAGCTGGCTAGAGTTCGTGAGGAGGGAGATGCTGGCAGAGAACTCTTTAAG GAACGCTCAGAAAAGATGGGGAAGCGCCTGAAGCTGGTGACTCAGCGATATGAGGCCTTGGAAAAACGTCGTAATATGGAAGTGGAAGGCTTCAAGAATGACATTAAACATCTTCGGCAGAAGTTGAAAGATGTagagaagcagctttttaaa gtGACTCTAAATATTGGACCTGACCAGGATCTTGCAATTCTACATGAAGTCCGCCAAGGAAACAGACTAACCCGTAAAATTCAAGAGGACCtaaaaaacttaaaagcaaaaatctatGGCTTGGAGAATGAACTCCGGATCTGCTGA